The Channa argus isolate prfri chromosome 14, Channa argus male v1.0, whole genome shotgun sequence genome includes a window with the following:
- the LOC137098491 gene encoding uncharacterized protein, translating to MLAISEDDNVHTRRACIFRSLCAYLNEDHEKLVKEYLDTDLEVDSNMEETVMGVYVILKDGALPDDDPHDIGVLIEGVEVLTCLGNIALACALLFGLIYCLDLSYPAELKCTF from the exons ATGCTTGCCATTTCTGAG GATGACAATGTACATACTAGAAGAGCTTGCATCTTTAGGTCTTTATGCGCCTACCTGAATGAAGACCATGAAAAACTAGTAAAGGAATATCTG GACACAGACCTTGAGGTAGATAGTAACATGGAGGAAACAGTGATGGGAGTGTATGTCATACTGAAGGATGGTGCGCTGCCTGACGATGACCCACATGACATTGGTGTCCTCATTGAAGGTGTGGAAGTACTCACTTGCTTGGGGAACATTGCACTGGCTTGTGCTCTGTTATTTGGACTCATTTACTGTTTGGACCTAAGCTACCCAGCAGAGCTCAAATGCACTTTTTAA